A segment of the Pseudomonas versuta genome:
CATAAAGTTTATCGCCCCGGGCCACCACGCCGAACTCAAGTGTGTAAAACCACAGTTTCAACAATAGTTCGCGTTGCTCTTTAGTGACCGTGGCCCACAAGACAGCAAATTGCTTGCTCACCTGGTTGAACTTCGGGAACACAAAATAGGGCGCATGACCAAAGAGGTCGTGATAGAAATCGGTCATGTCCGATTGCGCTACATGTTCGGGAGGCCTGACGTTGGCGTATACCGGAAACTTCCCTTGCGCCAGAATTGCAAACCAGGCGTCAAGCCCGACAGGGTAGGTCAGTTTGATTGCACCCCCTTGTGTAGAAATAACATCCTTTATTTTTTCGATCTCTATAGGTCGTTCCATCAACCTGAGTGCCTCCACCCCGTGGTGCCACTCACTGCATATATAATCCTGCGACTCATGCAATAGAGCCGTAAAGGAGCTCCAGACCCGATCAAACTCTCTTTCATTAACAGTTATATCTTCCTGCATTACCTTCTCCAGAGCGTCCTTGTCCTAAAACACTAACTTCAGGAAAACTGGAATATGTCAGGGACTTGTAAAATCTTTGCTGAATTCAGATAAAGAATGATAGCCGAAAGCTACCATGTCCGACATTAAGACAATAATCGTGACCCACTGGAAGTTGAACGCTAATAACCTGCAACTTGCGCCTGTGCCGAACGCCCGGGCCGGCGCAATCACTCGGAATGCAGGCCAGAGCCGGCTGTTGACAGAGCAACAGCTGCGCAACAGTTATTGCTCCATTAACGACAAACTTGTCGTCTTTGATACTCCCCGCCGCCCCCTGTGAAGGACCTTAAAGCACCCGGCACAGCCCGCAGCTGTGGCCTCAGGCGCGCTAAACATGGGCAGGCACAGTTATTGCTCTGGTGCTTTTAACGGTTATTTTTAAATGGAGTCAGTCAATGGCCAAAGTCCAGACCGCAGGCGCAGTGTCAGAGGCCCTGTGGCATCAGGCACCGATCGGCGAGTTGGTCGATCTGGGGCGGGTTTATCGAGGGCCGCTGGCGCTGCTGCGGTTGCCCGCGCCCAAGCGCATCTTGGGTCGAGGCGAAGCCGTGCTGCTGGGGGTTTTTGCCCTGGCACTGCATGGCGCAGTGATTTACTGGATCAGCCAGTCACCGGCGCCCGTACTGCCGATCGTGCCACCGGAAGTCCCGCCGATGACCATCGAGTTTTCGCAGCCGGCACCGGTCATCGAAACCCCGCCTCCACCGCCAGAACCTATCCCGCAACCGGTGGCCGAACCGCCACCGCCCGTGGAGGACGAACTGGCGGTGAAGCCGCCGCCACCGCCCAAACCCAAACCGGTGGTCAAGCCGGTGCCCAAGCCCGTCGCCAAACCGGTCGAACAACCACCGGCACCGCCAGCACCGCCGGTTGCCGCGCCAGCGCCACCGGCACCACCCGCGCCCAGGCCCGTGACCCCGGCCTCGGCCAATGCCGGCTACCTGCATAACCCGGCACCGGAGTACCCGGGGCTGGCGATGCGTCGCGGCTGGGAAGGTACGGTGCTGCTACGGGTGCATGTGCTGGCGAGCGGTAAACCCGGCGAGATTCAAATCCAGAAAAGCAGCGGTCGCACCCAGCTTGATGACGCAGCCCTGGCAGCGGTCAAACGCTGGAGTTTTGTACCGGCCAAACAGGGCGACGTCGCCCAGGACGGCTGGGTCAGCGTACCCATCGACTTCAAAATCAAGTAATTCAACCCTATCGATAGACCGCGGGCCACCTGACAAAAGGCGCATCGCTACACACGAACCAATGCCTTGTTGGAGAGCCACACCATGAACCTGATCGCTTCCCCTTTCGAATCCATTGAACATGCGGTTATCTGGCTGCTGATTATTTTTTCGGTCGCTACCTGGGGCCTCGCACTGATCAAAGGGGTGCAGTTCACCCGGCTCAAGGCCCAGGACCGAAAATTCCACAAACGCTTCTGGGCCGCCTCAAGCCTGGACTCGGCCGCTGAACTGGCCCACACCCAGCCGGGCGCTGCAGCCCGCGTCGCGCAAGCTGGCTACAACGCCATTCAAGTCGCCGAAGGCGGCGCGCCCGCCACTGACCTGAGCCATGCGATCAACCATCAGGACCGCCTCGAACGGGCCTTGCGCCAGCAGATCGTGCGCGAACGCCGCTCGCTGGAAAGTGGCCTGGCCATTCTGGCCAGTATCGGCAGCACCTCGCCTTTTATCGGTTTGTTCGGCACCGTGTGGGGCATTATGTCGGCCTTGAAAGGCATCAGTGCTGCCGGCTCCGCCAGCCTTGAAACCGTGGCCGGCCCCATTGGCGCAGCGCTGGTCGCGACCGGTGTCGGGATCGCGGTCGCAGTACCTGCGGTGCTGGTCTACAACTACTTTTTGCGCCGCCTGAAACTCACTGTCGCTGACTTGGACGACTTCGCCCACGACTTCTACAGCCTCGCGCAGAAGAGCTCATTCCGCGTGCATTTGCATCCGGTGCTGAACAAATCTGCAGCATCTGCTCAAAAAGTGAAGGAGGCGTCCTGATATGGCGTTCTCAACCCAGGACAGCGATGAAGTACTCAGCGAGATCAACGTCACGCCACTGGTGGACGTGATGCTGGTGTTGCTGGTGGTGTTTATCGTCACCGCCCCGCTACTGACCAACTCCATCCCAATCAACCTGCCCAAGACCGAGGCTGTGGCCCCGGTCGAGCAGAAAGACCCGCTGGTGGTCAGCATCGACGACAAAGGCAAAGTGTTCATCAACAAGGACGAAGTACAGCCGCAAACGCTCGAATTCAACTTGCAGGCCGCCAAGGCCAAAGACCCCGATGTTCGCGTGCAATTGCAGGCGGACAACGGGGTGAACTATGGCGAAGTGGCACGGGCCATGGCCTCGATCGAACGTGCGGGGATTACCAAGCTGTCGGTGATTACAGCGAAATAGTCCGGCGCAGGCCATCGGCACCCGTAATGCGGGGTCAGATGGCCTGAACTCTTGAGCCAAAGCCTGAGTCACAACTAAGTGTGGCAGCCCTGCCGCCGTTGCGACTCGAGCATCATGAAAAAACCCGCGCCAACTTCGACTCCGCCCGTTGACGGT
Coding sequences within it:
- a CDS encoding energy transducer TonB is translated as MAKVQTAGAVSEALWHQAPIGELVDLGRVYRGPLALLRLPAPKRILGRGEAVLLGVFALALHGAVIYWISQSPAPVLPIVPPEVPPMTIEFSQPAPVIETPPPPPEPIPQPVAEPPPPVEDELAVKPPPPPKPKPVVKPVPKPVAKPVEQPPAPPAPPVAAPAPPAPPAPRPVTPASANAGYLHNPAPEYPGLAMRRGWEGTVLLRVHVLASGKPGEIQIQKSSGRTQLDDAALAAVKRWSFVPAKQGDVAQDGWVSVPIDFKIK
- a CDS encoding ExbD/TolR family protein: MAFSTQDSDEVLSEINVTPLVDVMLVLLVVFIVTAPLLTNSIPINLPKTEAVAPVEQKDPLVVSIDDKGKVFINKDEVQPQTLEFNLQAAKAKDPDVRVQLQADNGVNYGEVARAMASIERAGITKLSVITAK
- a CDS encoding MotA/TolQ/ExbB proton channel family protein — encoded protein: MNLIASPFESIEHAVIWLLIIFSVATWGLALIKGVQFTRLKAQDRKFHKRFWAASSLDSAAELAHTQPGAAARVAQAGYNAIQVAEGGAPATDLSHAINHQDRLERALRQQIVRERRSLESGLAILASIGSTSPFIGLFGTVWGIMSALKGISAAGSASLETVAGPIGAALVATGVGIAVAVPAVLVYNYFLRRLKLTVADLDDFAHDFYSLAQKSSFRVHLHPVLNKSAASAQKVKEAS